A portion of the Gigantopelta aegis isolate Gae_Host chromosome 10, Gae_host_genome, whole genome shotgun sequence genome contains these proteins:
- the LOC121384755 gene encoding peroxidasin homolog pxn-2-like, with protein MLPDSTSQYHRSLTLMAMQWGQFLDHDITATPEFDEPTDCCSSLRGAVHSHYYTRGPCFPIPIPARDRHFRIRCMEFRRSMPTKTTGRREQVNVITSYIDGSQIYGSNDEEITQLRLHKNGLLRTSTFNLLPKTTRFHRPCVENITNFCFNSGDVRINEFPGLASMHTVFHRAHNRFASTLQGLNPHWDDDTLFQESRRIVSALLQHITYHQFLPIVLGDRGMTRHGLNKRYRYSHKINADIFNSFATAAYRFGHSMITRTFNTHDNPEQLIDKMYFRPHFLTGNSGKGVDEILKGISTRPCQRADKFFSPGVSDHLFEDSTASGQSFDLVARNIQRGRDHGLPSYMEFFKLANRAYFDTSFSNRFDWRNFLHRDLTRFPFNPFSFNRGHALFKRNARRTTRFYNWSWDPWFRRWYRNTPRLGFTNIYRRHNLQALLTQRCLSAYRNNIDDVDVFVGGMSEPAVDGGLVGTTFAYILAKQFYNLKNGDRFWYESEDENVCFSPAQLREIKKVKLSRIMCDNTAIKALQSDIFSQPSFSNPIVSCDSSAIPELDLSAWRDVP; from the exons ATGTTACCGGACAGCACTAGCCAATACCATCGCAGTCTGACTCTGATGGCCATGCAGTGGGGGCAGTTCCTGGACCACGACATCACGGCGACACCCGAATTTGATG AACCAACGGATTGTTGTTCGAGTCTACGTGGCGCCGTGCATAGCCATTATTATACACG TGGACCGTGCTTTCCAATTCCCATCCCTGCCAGAGATAGACATTTCCGGATTCGTTGTATGGAGTTCAGACGGTCCATGCCTACTAAGACAACGG GTCGTCGAGAACAAGTGAATGTAATCACCTCCTACATTGACGGCTCACAGATATACGGATCCAACGACGAGGAAATTACTCAGCTCAGACTACATAAAAATG GACTCCTCCGCACCTCCACCTTTAACCTGTTACCGAAGACGACCCGGTTCCACAGGCCGTGCGTGGAAAACATCACCAACTTCTGTTTTAACTCAG GTGATGTTCGTATCAACGAATTCCCTGGACTTGCCTCTATGCACACGGTGTTCCACCGAGCACACAACCGATTCGCGTCCACCTTACAGGGCCTGAATCCCCACTGGGACGACGATACCTTGTTCCAGGAAAGCAGGAGAATCGTATCCGCTTTGCTGCAGCACATTACATACCACCAGTTCCTGCCCATAGTCCTGGGAGATCGCGGAATGACAAGACACGGACTGAACAAACGGTACCGTTACAGCCACAAAATAAATGCAGATATTTTTAACAGCTTCGCCACTGCCGCCTACCGGTTCGGCCACTCCATGATCACCCGCACGTTCAACACGCACGACAACCCAGAGCAGCTGATCGACAAGATGTACTTTAGACCACACTTCCTAACAGGGAACAGTGGAAAAGGAGTGGATGAGATCCTCAAAGGCATTTCCACGCGGCCTTGTCAAAGAGCGGACAAGTTTTTCTCTCCGGGGGTCTCCGATCACCTGTTCGAGGACTCTACAGCCAGTGGTCAGTCGTTTGACCTGGTCGCCAGGAATATCCAACGGGGCCGAGATCACGGACTTCCGTCGTACATGGAATTCTTTAAACTAGCCAACAGGGCTTATTTCGACACGTCGTTTTCCAACAGATTCGATTGGCGCAATTTTCTCCACAGGGATCTCACTAGGTTCCCGTTCAACCCGTTTAGCTTTAACCGAGGACACGCGCTGTTTAAGAGAAATGCTAGACGTACCACGAGGTTTTACAACTGGTCTTGGGATCCGTGGTTTAGACGATGGTATCGCAATACTCCTAGGCTTGGGttcacaaacatatacagaAGGCACAACTTACAAGCGCTGCTTACCCAAAGGTGTTTGTCAGCGTACAG GAATAATATCGACGATGTGGACGTGTTCGTGGGAGGGATGTCTGAACCCGCCGTCGATGGTGGCCTCGTCGGTACGACGTTCGCCTACATTCTGGCCAAACAGTTCTACAACCTGAAGAATGGCGACAGATTCTGGTATGAGTCCGAGGATGAAAACGTCTGCTTTTCACCAG CTCAACTACGCGAGATAAAGAAAGTGAAGCTGTCCAGGATCATGTGTGACAACACTGCCATTAAAGCCCTTCAGTCCGATATATTCTCACAGCCATCATTCAG CAATCCAATAGTTTCGTGTGACAGCAGTGCCATTCCTGAATTGGACCTCTCAGCGTGGCGAGATGTACCTTAG